Genomic window (Streptomyces yatensis):
GCCCCGGCGGACGGCTTCGAAGACATCCCTCGCGCTCACGCGGCGCGGGTCCGCGTCGGTCAGGGTGCGCAGCTCGGCGCCCGGTGTGCCGGGGCGCGGCGGGGCGCCCCGGGCCGCCACCTTGGCGACCAGGGACGCTCCCCGCTCCCGGACCGATCTCGCGATGCCGTCGTCGCGGGAGTAGTCACCCATCAGGGACAGGAAACCGAGGTCCCGGGCGCTGTTGGCCTGGCCGCGCACCAGGGTGCCGCCGGTGCACATGCCCACCCCCAGCCGCTCCCCCGCCAGCAGGCAGACGACGTCCTGGGAGGTGCCCGCGCAGCCGCGCCAGCGCTCGCCGATGAGCGCCAGGTTGCAGTCGTTCTCCACGCACACCCGGGCGGAGAAGTCCCGGGCCAGCGCGGCGCGGAGGTCGACCCCGAGGAAGCCCGGGATGCCGGTGCGCTGCTGTACGACGCCGTCGGCGTCGACGGGACCGCTGGTGCCCACACAGACCGCCAGTACCTGCTCATCGCGCAGCCCGGCGGTGCGCACCACCTCGACGGCGAGCTTGCGCACCCGCATGATGCGCTGTTCCGGGCCGACCGACGGGTCACCGAACGCGATCCGCGCCTCGGCGACAAAGGCTCCGCGCAGATCGGCGACGACGACGCGGACACTGTGTGCGCCGATGTCGATGCCCAGGACATAACCGGCGGTCGCCGCGAACGAGAAGACCCTCGATGGCCTGCCGCGCCCGGACAGGCGCCCATCGACGCGATCGGTGCTCTCCCGGACCCAGCCGAGCTCGACGAGGTGGTGCGCGGCGGCGTGCACGGTGGGCCGCGACATGCCGGTGGCATCCATCAAGTCGCCGGAGGACATCTCCGCCCGCTCCGCGGGGCGTTCCCGCAGCTTTGCCAGGATGCGCGCGGCGTTGACCCTCCGGGCCAGGGCGGATGTAGCGATATCGCCCGGCATCTGCTGCGGCGCTCCTCTCGACTGCGCGCTGAGGACATTGACGAGCACGGGATCTTGACCCCGGCGCGCGCGGCCTGGAAGTCTAGCGCACGGCTTAAATAAACGACTCTCATAAAAAGCGAAGGACAGGAGGGCCACGCACGATGACCCGCAGCGCTTCTCCCTCCGGCCCCGCCACGTCCACACGGCGTCCGAACGTCCTCGTCTTCTTCACCGACCAGCAGCGCTGGGACACCACCGGTCTGCACGGGAACCCGCTCGGGCTCACTCCGGTCCTCGACCGCCTTGCCGCGGAGGGGGTGAGCGTGGACCGCTCCTTCACCTGTCAGCCCGTGTGCGCGCCCTCCCGCGCCAGCCTCCAGACCGGGCAGTACCCGACCACCACCGGCGTCTTCCGCAACGGCCTCGCCCTTCCCCGGGACACTCCGTCCCTCGCCCGTTCCTTCCGGGACGCGGGCTATGCCACCGGCTACATCGGTAAGTGGCATCTCGCCGGAGACCACACCGCCGGGCCGGTGCCGGAGGAGGACCGGGCCGGTTACGAACACTGGCTCGCCGCCAACCTGCTGGAATTCACCTCGGACGCCTACGAGACCACGCTGTACGACGGCAGTGGCGCCCCGCACCGCTTCGAGGGCTACCGCGCCGACGCGCTCGGCACCGCGGCGATCGACTTCATCGACCACGCCCGCGACCTCGACCACGGCCGCGACCTCGACCACGGCCAGGGCCAGGGCCAGAGGCAGGATCAGGACCACGACCAGGCCCAGGACCGGGCCCAGGACCGGCCGTTCTTCCTCTTCCTGTCCTTCCTGGAGCCCCACCACCAGAACTCCCGCGACGACTATCCCGCCCCGAACGGCTACCGCGACCGCTATGCCCCTCCCTGGGTGCCGTCCGATCTCGCCGCCCTCGGCGGCGGCAACTGGGCCGAGCATCTGCCCGGTTACTACGGAATGGTGCGCCGACTGGACGAGGTGCTCGGCCGCATCGTGTCCGCCCTGGAACGGCGTGGGGAGCTGGACGAGACCGTCATCCTCTTCACCTCCGACCACGGCTGCCACTTCAAGACCCG
Coding sequences:
- a CDS encoding ROK family transcriptional regulator; its protein translation is MPGDIATSALARRVNAARILAKLRERPAERAEMSSGDLMDATGMSRPTVHAAAHHLVELGWVRESTDRVDGRLSGRGRPSRVFSFAATAGYVLGIDIGAHSVRVVVADLRGAFVAEARIAFGDPSVGPEQRIMRVRKLAVEVVRTAGLRDEQVLAVCVGTSGPVDADGVVQQRTGIPGFLGVDLRAALARDFSARVCVENDCNLALIGERWRGCAGTSQDVVCLLAGERLGVGMCTGGTLVRGQANSARDLGFLSLMGDYSRDDGIARSVRERGASLVAKVAARGAPPRPGTPGAELRTLTDADPRRVSARDVFEAVRRGDLGAAGALEEGLEAAARAIATLTMLLAPELVVVTGAVAGAGDVLLPPLRRRLTDLVPRVPRVEASPLREHAVVTGAVRLALDTAETDYLDPLAPAPRAA
- a CDS encoding sulfatase-like hydrolase/transferase, coding for MTRSASPSGPATSTRRPNVLVFFTDQQRWDTTGLHGNPLGLTPVLDRLAAEGVSVDRSFTCQPVCAPSRASLQTGQYPTTTGVFRNGLALPRDTPSLARSFRDAGYATGYIGKWHLAGDHTAGPVPEEDRAGYEHWLAANLLEFTSDAYETTLYDGSGAPHRFEGYRADALGTAAIDFIDHARDLDHGRDLDHGQGQGQRQDQDHDQAQDRAQDRPFFLFLSFLEPHHQNSRDDYPAPNGYRDRYAPPWVPSDLAALGGGNWAEHLPGYYGMVRRLDEVLGRIVSALERRGELDETVILFTSDHGCHFKTRNDEYKRSVHDASLRVPTVLRGPGLRGGVRLPELVSHVDLPPTLLRAAGVPVPPQMQGRSLLPLPHGGDGAEWPREVLFQISESEVGRGLRTDRWKYAATAPGADAWNEPRAERYQDAYLYDLYADPDEVRNLVDDPAHEDVLVELRRRLAQRIVDSGEPRPSITATEPAPKAVSEDTV